The genomic DNA TGATAATGCACTGATCGGCCGGGGTCTGCATATCGAACCCCCCCTGAGCCACATTGATTCGGAGAAAAACAGTTCCGAAAAAACTCAATTCTGCCAATCGCTCCACAGCCCATTCATTGCTTTCACTGCTCAACCGCATGTGCCCTGTGACCAAACCATAACAGACCTGAGCCACTTTTTCCACTTTCTGGTATCACATGCAACGGGGCTCGGTGGGTCGCCcgacttgcctccggcggctggggctgcgcctCAGACCCtctggctcctctcgctgccCTCGAGTCGATGTGTGTGAAGGCCATCAGAATAAAAAACCGCCCAAAATACCATCCCGACACCCCCcaaaagctcgcgaagcgagcacaacggggtctggggcagcgccccagccgctggaggcgGGCCCGATACCGGCCGAGCCCCCAGCTAGGCCGCGCGGCCCCCAGACGCCTTGGGACACCAGCCTGGATCTCAGGGTTGGGTGATTCTAATCGGGTCGGCAGCGCAACGCCCCGCAAGATTAGCATATTAGCATGGCTGGAGCTGGCGTTCGGCTGGAAAGATGCTTGGGTGCCTGCGTGCCGTGTTCATGCCTGTAGACGCTGACGCTCATATTAGGTAGACAGACTCCacttcatcaccatcatcgcAATCACACGCCTTGCTAATTACTTGAGCAGCATTTTCCGCGACTTCTGATTTTCGTCTCTTGTACTTGAACTTGCACCTGCacttgaatttttttttcaacttgCAATTGCTGTATAACATCCAATAAAACCTTTGCaatttgcatttgttgttttccATTGTTTGTATTTACCTCTCTATCTACATACAGCTGACGATACTGCATTCTTTCGGTTCAAATATCCCATCTACTGATAACCGGGCTGAgcaagtcaaaaaaaaagtatcTGAACACgaattttttcttgtcagcATTCTTTTCTGTTTTTATCCAGCAAGTCTACTATCGATTGAAAAATTGAGCTGCAATTTCATTGCCTGATTTCCCGATACATTCTAACTGGCAATCAACTGGCGAAGTACGTTAGTCGTGGCGCAGGTATACGTGtgtgttgttgatgtcgTGATTCTGAGTTACACTTGCAATTACATTTACATTTTTGCACTTCATTTTTGAATCGCGAGTACTTATCAACCGGGTCACACTGTACACTTATCAAGTGCACTTTGAAAACTAACCTTCCCATCAGACCTAAACCGATCCGTGTATTATTTAAGTCGGACTCAGTCAATCCAATTCCGATCAATTCGATTCCTccattcaattcaattcagCTGAGACTTTATTCACAACAGCTACAATGGATATTTCACCCGAAGTTCTTGTTTTTCATGGTACGTATTAGCTGTGCAGCGCGGCCGAGATGCGATTGCATGTTCTCGGTTCAGACTTCGAACCCCGATCACTGGGGATTTCCAGCTTGTTGCCACTGTTTATTGTTTAAAGAGTAGGGCTTCAAGCTGAAATCTAGCTCTGATAGCGCTCCTGTCACTCTTCTGTCGTCTTCAACACTTCCCAGTGACTGGTGAATGTGGCAGTGTCAGTGTTGTAGTGCAATGTTGGCAGTCATCGAGCTTGTCGTTATCTCAGATTGTGTCATTCGTGACATCTCGGTCCCagaagctcgcgaagcgagcacaacggggtctggggcagcgccccagccgccggaggcaagatCCCTCCACCATACTAACCCTGAACAGCCCCCTTTTCCGAGCAGGCTACCAAGCCATTGGTGTTGAAAAACACATCGGATCGCAAACTGGCTTATAAGATCAAGACCACGGCCCCGAAACTGTACTGTGTGCGACCCAATGCGTCGGTTATTGAGGCCGGTCAGACGATTGAGGTGTCGATTATCCGTCAAGCCAAGGACCAGCCCAAGCCTACTGAAAAGTCCAAGGACAAGTTTCTTGTTCTGACAGCACCTGTTTCGGACGAGATTCTCGAGAATTCCGACATTTCAAAGCTGTGGGCTACTTTAGAGGAGACCAGCAAGGACACCATTGTTAACAAGAAAATCAAGGTCAACTACGAGTTCGGTACCGACTCTACAGGTTCTTCAGGATCGCACCATGGTGAAACCGGTGCTGCAACCAGTGGATCCGTTGGATCAGGCTCGTTgtcatctgctgctactggcaCTTCGGAGTCTGGTGATAGCAGCAGATCGTCTGGTTTGCCCGTCAACTCACATGCTTCtgctttggctgctgccacaTCGCAAAGTGAGGGTGCCGGTAacaccagcatcatcgACCCCTCGCAATACGGTACTCCACTTCGAGGAGGTCACAGCGATAATGCCGGTGCCGGATCTGTTCTAGGAggtggttcttctggtgaCGGTGCTGGATCGAGTCCTGTGaatgctactgctgctggtattgttgctgctgctgctggcggaGCTGCCACTGGCTCGTCATTGTCTAATGGTTCCAGTGGTGAATCGACTCTCAAGTCGCGAAACATCCCTAGTTCTGCCGATACAGACCGAGCCTCTCAACGAGCCCAGGAACAAATCTCGTCTCAATCCAAGGAATtgaaggctgctgctgctgctaacaGCTCGTCATCCACCAGCGGATCTGCCAATGAGCCTGGATTCAAGTCGTCACAACCCGGCTCGTCCACCGCTGTCCGCCAGCAACCATCTTCGGGCGTCCCCCTCCACCTGGTCCTCGCTCTCGCCCTCGTTGCCTTTTTCATCGGCTGGAAGCTATTCTAGATGCAAAACCCCCTACCTCAAAACCATCATCCGGATCCTCCCTAGCACCTTCCACAGCGTGTCTCCTTAatactttttatttgttattGTTTTAACCTTACACTACCGGGGtgtttgcctccggcggctggggctccgccccagaccccgctgctcctctcgcttcgctcgagtcgttttcttGGGGGTCCCCTGAACTCTGGAAAAACCAGatcaactcctgcgaagcaggagctacggggtctggggcagcgccccagccgccggaggcagcaacCCCCCCTAGTCGATAAAGATACACGTATATTTAGTAGTCGTCACCCCGTGACACCACCTCCTTGACGGTGGGTCGGAGAAGGATTGTATGCTCGTATTGGGCGGTGTAGGAGCCGGGGATGTCCACCAGGGGTGGGTAGTCTTGGACGATGCCGGACTTGACGAGGTTGTTCAATGCTAGGAGATACTTTTCTTCACCGGCGTGATCGAGGTATCGGCGACAGAAGGGCAGGGTGCCAAAATGCTTGTCAATGACGGCGAGAAGGTTCTTGGCGCTGTTGAGACGAAGTGGAACGTGGCCAATATTGGTCCGTTTGGCGTAGTGAGACACTTCACCTTCGTCGTGAACGTATCCCTTACCAGTGGATCCGAAAGTCTCAATAGCAAAAGTCTCGCCCTCCTCCATCTTGGTTTGGTCGTGACTCTTCACAATGGGCACGGATTTACCGCCGTGAATCTCAAATGGATTGATATTATGGCCATTAAGATTGCGGATGGGCTTCACTTGAAAAGTCTTACCGTCGAGTTCGACTTCGTACGACTCCATGACTTCTTGAATAGCAGCTCCGATATCTCCAAGTCGTACATCGATACCGGCTTCACGAACTCCCGTATTAGTAGCATCTctcacagcagcaagaagGTTATCGTATTTATCGTCAAATGTCAGTGTAAACGCAGAGTCCAGAATACGTCCGTTAACATGGACTCCGATATCGACCTTCATGACATCCTCATACTTCAATACTGTAGTATCTCCCTTGTTAGGTGTGTAATGAGCAGCCACATGATTTAATGATAAACCAGTAGGGAAACCCGGTCCGGCTTTCTTACTGTCACCATTGCCCTCAGTAAGAGCTCTAGTAGCATTTTCAATTAGATCAGCAATCTCAATCATTGTCATGCCGGGTTTAATTGTCTTTTGAGCGTATTGTCTGACTTGACGATGTGCCTCGGCAGCCTTTCTGAGATCATTGAATGCGTCAAAACTGGCTCTTTCGAGATATCTCTTTTCCTCTGATGTAGTTCTGTAATGGTTATCGTCTTTGTACTCGACGATCTCTCCCTCTGGATATACATTATCTTTGAACAAATTAGACAATCCAACAGTAGGAGGTTCTGTTTGAGAGGTAGGAACTGCTCCACTGCCACCGgcagtcttcttctttttcttgttattcttcttcttcttcttctttttcttggcagcaccCTCTTCACCGCCTTCTGCAGCTACTTCGTCGTCAccttcgtcatcgtcatcttcatctccaGCCTGTTCTGACTTTGGCACATTCTTTGTCGACTCTTCAATCTTCAGATCCTCGACCTTATCTGCCAGCTTTTCGCTGCCATTTGCAATCTCGGTCGAACCCATCTTTGATTCTGCACTTTGGTTATCTCAACCGCACTTGcaaaaatatcatcagATTGCGGGTTGCCGGAATATACGGCTGCGATAGATCTCCGCCAATATCCGCCATGCTTCTAATCGTACAGTTAGATCccttgctgctggtactgcAATTATTGATCTTGGGCATATAAAGCTTTCCTTTGGAGACAACTAAAATCGAAAAGCCCACTTTCatttctccttcttttttttttttttagtcTTCTGTCGAAACGAAATTCAATATTACTCTAGAAATTGCGAGCACAaatctgaaattttcaCCTCTAAAATCTAATGCTGTTAGTGATATTTCACTGATCTCGACCCCGTTAACGCGATATCTCATTGACAGCACACGCGTCTGATCAACATCGAGACCTGGCAGGTAGTGATCCTTCTTCAATCGACTGTCGTCAATAGATTCATTCAGTTGTCGGGCAAACCACATTAAAAATGACCAAAGCAACTCAAACCCTCAGCATTCTCTTATCACTTGTGGGTACTTACGTCCTCCTTCTCAATGGCACCATCCCCGTCAGCACCAAGATCCACGACGAGGTCCTGCCCCTGGTCCCTTTCTGGTTCCTCTTCGCCTTTGGATCCTACGCTCTGGGTACCCTTGGCTGGGACGTCATGACTTTCAACGACAAGCCAGAAAAGCATAAGGAGCTGCTCCAGGTAAGTCAACGATAGGGGGtacatgcctccggcggctggggctccgccccagaccctggttgctcctctcgctccgctcgagtcgttctctCGGCTGTCCagtaactcctgcgaagcacgagcaaccagggtctggggcggagccccagccgccggaggcattgcCAACTCAGGACCCATGTACTAACGATAATCCAGCAAATTGAAGCGGCCAAGGCTGACCTCCGCTTGAAGGGTGTCGATGTCGACTAAATTATAcattattaatttatataataaaacTCATAGCTATTACAGATAAcataaaacaaataattGGCGACATATGCTGGTTAGTGGCTGAAGGCGTCGTACTTGGCGAAGTCGCGAGTGGGCACTTGTTTCTCGAACATGATGTCGAGCTCTTCAAAGGTACGTTTGCGAGTCTCAGGGAGTCGGAAGTAGCACCATACCAATGACATGAGAGATAAAGcaccaaacacaaaacCGATCTTGCCTCTCATATTACCGTTCTGAGGATTGAACATGTAGGGAACTGCAACAGTAGTCACAATGGTACAGAGAGCTTGAGCAGCTGTAGCCACTGCATAAGTTCTACTTCTCTAAATTAAATGTTAGTCTTCCGAGGGGTCCTGTTCTATTGCCAATCACTACAGGATACTTACTAGTTTAGTTGAAGAAATTTCACCAATGATAACGAATGTCAAGGGACCAACTGTGAGTTGATACAGAAAAGTCCACACATCGAGCAAACTAGCTTGGGCCCAAGAGAATCCAAGGTTACTGGAATATGAGGGTGCACAGTCAAGAATGGCaatgataaataaaagCAGAGTCATAACAGAAAGCCCGTAGTTGAAAATAGTACGACGTCCTGCGTAACTAAGTACTACCCAGGTAAGAGCAGTTCCAACAAAACCAATGGCTGTAGTTCCTACACCCATATAAAATGCCTTCTGGTTATCTAGACCTGCCTGGATAAAGAAATAGTTGCAGTATCCCATCAATGGATTACCACAAATGACTTGGATAAGATAGACCATGCAGCAGATTTCAGTTCTTCTCAAGTTGCTGCCCTTGAAACAGTCCATATAGGTCGAAGAAGTGTGCAGTTCTCTTTCAAGAAGATCTGTTTGCTCAATGACATTAAGAGTCTTCTCCAAACTAACCCCATCACCGGCCTTGTCCCATGCCAATCTTTGAAGAGCTTTCTTTGCTTCGTCTCGTCTCCCCTTACGAACCAAGTACCAAGGAGACTCTGGAGCAAACGGTAGACCAACAAACAAGATCAAACACCAGATCCATTGAATTGCAAATGGTGCCTTATAAGCCCATTTATCAGTTCGGCTCTCTAAACCAGCGGCTACACCTTGAGCCACAAATTGGCCAATAACAAATGCCATATTAATGAATGCAGTCAAAATACCACGAAGTGCCAAAGGACTGACTTCAGATGCATAACTGGGTGCAATAACTACAAAGCATCCCCACAATAATCCAGCAAGAATCTCTCCAACACATAGAACCTGGATGTTATTGGCAAAAAATTGCATAAAGATCAAGGCAGCAATAAGCAAATTGCAAACAATCAATACCCTTTTTCTACCCCATTTTTCACTAGGCCAAGCAACTACAAGAGATCCCAGTAACTGTCCAATAGGGTTGCCCATTCCAAGACCACTCTGCCAGGCAGCTGAAATCTCCTTATTACCATTATAATACTGCCCGTACTTTGCGATAAAAGAAGGCATAGCATAAAACGATGTCACTAACTGAGCATCGTAACCAGTCATAATAACTGCCAcactgaagaagacagACCAGAACATAGCCTTTGGATACTGCTTCATAGCATCAATAACGCCCAACTGGCGCTCTTCCTCAAGCAACTCTTTAGTGTTTTCCAGAATCACGTTGACTGCCTTGATGGAAGAAATAGACCCCACATCCTGTTCATCCACAACATGGTGGGTTTTCTCAGTATCAGGACTCATTTTGAAGATTTATCACTCGCAGATAGAGAAATTAAGTCCACATGGTGATTTGCACTGGTATCGATATATATGTGCCGAGTATGACAATACAGTAGGTAAAATAGCCCCCGCCGCTTATCATGCCCACTACTATTGGTGCCTATCAAGGTTCTCTCCACATATCTAAAGTTGCAATTTTAAAGTCtgactggtgctgatgttACAATGAGTGTACAGGAAGTTTCCTGATACAGATAAAGGTCAGACTGGGTTTTATCAGGGGTAACTGCATATGCATGCATAATGGCTGCTTCTGCATAAAGCGGCATTAGAAATAACCGCGTTTAAGCAGCCATGCTGATTGACGGGGGTCTGAGGAAACGAGATAGATACTGATAAGAAGGGCATTATCGTTTCAATCTCAAGACTACCAATAGATAAAACCGCGAACACCGCAGTATTCAACCGTTTACACGTGCTAAAATGTCTTGGCAAAGAACTTGATAGCAGATATCGACTCACTAATGAACTCAGATGCCGCTGACGATGAACTGGAAAATAAGAATAGTGGGGGTATGTTACATGAGCAAGCCCCGCTCTGTGCTGAATGGATGGTCCAAGATGTGCTCAGCATCTCCCGAGTACCGCTGTCAGCAGCACACAAACTTATTTCTGCTTTTCTCTCGCATGGCCAGTGGACAGATGACACCCGATGTCGCTCACTCAATTCCGCCCCGATCAGGCAGTCATACCCGCCAGAAAACAATCCATCCCTTCTCCGAAACACCTGCCACCCACCACACGGAACTCCTTGACTCTTCAAACCTCCGCCCGTACACACAGACCGTTATCTTATCTCGCCAGATAAGCTACCCCCTTAGCCCTGCAGCGGACATGGATCTCCGACAAAACCCGGGATAACACCCCATCCCCCACGCCCtagcgaagcgagccacggggtctggggcggagccccagccgccggaggcagcgagtCAACCCCCcttttgcctccggcggctggggctccgccccagaccccgtggctcgcttcgctcggcAGCGGGCCCGAGTCACAGCGCGTGAATCAGGTGACGTGGGGCTGGAGCTGGCTCGTGGGTGGCATGTGGGCTTACGAGGCAGTGAAAAATCGAAAGGTGATCCGAGGGGTGCTATCAGGTTCcgtgattttttttttagatTGTGGAGAGTGATTTCCTTGTTTTATTGACAGTCTTTTAGGAGAGACGAGGAGTTTTTGCGAAGAACCGAAAAGCAGATTGAGAGAATTGGTTTCTTAGTCGAATACATACCCGTGTACCTATCCAGATGACAATGTCCGAGGTCAAGGTCCAGGCAAGTGGGACCGCCGGTCACAGCAGTGATGGCGGACTGAGTAATAAGTCTCGGGTCAAGGAAACGAGTGAGGATGTCGAGAATATCAAAATTagaagagaaaatgaaTTCTTGTTCACGTACCAGGAAGAACCACACCGTTCGCGCCGTATGGAAATCA from Sugiyamaella lignohabitans strain CBS 10342 chromosome D, complete sequence includes the following:
- the MAP2 gene encoding Map2p (Methionine aminopeptidase; catalyzes the cotranslational removal of N-terminal methionine from nascent polypeptides; function is partially redundant with that of Map1p; GO_component: GO:0005737 - cytoplasm [Evidence IEA,IEA]; GO_component: GO:0005737 - cytoplasm [Evidence IDA] [PMID 14562095]; GO_component: GO:0005634 - nucleus [Evidence IDA] [PMID 14562095]; GO_function: GO:0004177 - aminopeptidase activity [Evidence IEA,IEA]; GO_function: GO:0016787 - hydrolase activity [Evidence IEA]; GO_function: GO:0046872 - metal ion binding [Evidence IEA,IEA]; GO_function: GO:0070006 - metalloaminopeptidase activity [Evidence IEA]; GO_function: GO:0070006 - metalloaminopeptidase activity [Evidence IGI,ISA] [PMID 8618900]; GO_function: GO:0008235 - metalloexopeptidase activity [Evidence IEA]; GO_function: GO:0008233 - peptidase activity [Evidence IEA]; GO_process: GO:0070084 - protein initiator methionine removal [Evidence IEA]; GO_process: GO:0035551 - protein initiator methionine removal involved in protein maturation [Evidence IMP] [PMID 11811952]; GO_process: GO:0006508 - proteolysis [Evidence IEA,IEA]); amino-acid sequence: MGSTEIANGSEKLADKVEDLKIEESTKNVPKSEQAGDEDDDDEGDDEVAAEGGEEGAAKKKKKKKKNNKKKKKTAGGSGAVPTSQTEPPTVGLSNLFKDNVYPEGEIVEYKDDNHYRTTSEEKRYLERASFDAFNDLRKAAEAHRQVRQYAQKTIKPGMTMIEIADLIENATRALTEGNGDSKKAGPGFPTGLSLNHVAAHYTPNKGDTTVLKYEDVMKVDIGVHVNGRILDSAFTLTFDDKYDNLLAAVRDATNTGVREAGIDVRLGDIGAAIQEVMESYEVELDGKTFQVKPIRNLNGHNINPFEIHGGKSVPIVKSHDQTKMEEGETFAIETFGSTGKGYVHDEGEVSHYAKRTNIGHVPLRLNSAKNLLAVIDKHFGTLPFCRRYLDHAGEEKYLLALNNLVKSGIVQDYPPLVDIPGSYTAQYEHTILLRPTVKEVVSRGDDY
- the SCS2 gene encoding phosphatidylinositol-binding protein SCS2, which encodes MDISPEVLVFHAPFSEQATKPLVLKNTSDRKLAYKIKTTAPKLYCVRPNASVIEAGQTIEVSIIRQAKDQPKPTEKSKDKFLVLTAPVSDEILENSDISKLWATLEETSKDTIVNKKIKVNYEFGTDSTGSSGSHHGETGAATSGSVGSGSLSSAATGTSESGDSSRSSGLPVNSHASALAAATSQSEGAGNTSIIDPSQYGTPLRGGHSDNAGAGSVLGGGSSGDGAGSSPVNATAAGIVAAAAGGAATGSSLSNGSSGESTLKSRNIPSSADTDRASQRAQEQISSQSKELKAAAAANSSSSTSGSANEPGFKSSQPGSSTAVRQQPSSGVPLHLVLALALVAFFIGWKLF
- the MAL31 gene encoding Mal31p (Maltose permease; high-affinity maltose transporter (alpha-glucoside transporter); encoded in the MAL3 complex locus; member of the 12 transmembrane domain superfamily of sugar transporters; functional in genomic reference strain S288C; GO_component: GO:0016021 - integral component of membrane [Evidence IEA,IEA]; GO_component: GO:0016021 - integral component of membrane [Evidence ISM] [PMID 12192589]; GO_component: GO:0016020 - membrane [Evidence IEA,IEA,IEA]; GO_function: GO:0005352 - alpha-glucoside:proton symporter activity [Evidence ISS] [PMID 18179544]; GO_function: GO:0022891 - substrate-specific transmembrane transporter activity [Evidence IEA]; GO_function: GO:0022857 - transmembrane transporter activity [Evidence IEA]; GO_function: GO:0005215 - transporter activity [Evidence IEA]; GO_process: GO:0000017 - alpha-glucoside transport [Evidence ISS] [PMID 18179544]; GO_process: GO:0008643 - carbohydrate transport [Evidence IEA]; GO_process: GO:0000023 - maltose metabolic process [Evidence IEA]; GO_process: GO:0055085 - transmembrane transport [Evidence IEA]; GO_process: GO:0006810 - transport [Evidence IEA,IEA]); protein product: MSPDTEKTHHVVDEQDVGSISSIKAVNVILENTKELLEEERQLGVIDAMKQYPKAMFWSVFFSVAVIMTGYDAQLVTSFYAMPSFIAKYGQYYNGNKEISAAWQSGLGMGNPIGQLLGSLVVAWPSEKWGRKRVLIVCNLLIAALIFMQFFANNIQVLCVGEILAGLLWGCFVVIAPSYASEVSPLALRGILTAFINMAFVIGQFVAQGVAAGLESRTDKWAYKAPFAIQWIWCLILFVGLPFAPESPWYLVRKGRRDEAKKALQRLAWDKAGDGVSLEKTLNVIEQTDLLERELHTSSTYMDCFKGSNLRRTEICCMVYLIQVICGNPLMGYCNYFFIQAGLDNQKAFYMGVGTTAIGFVGTALTWVVLSYAGRRTIFNYGLSVMTLLLFIIAILDCAPSYSSNLGFSWAQASLLDVWTFLYQLTVGPLTFVIIGEISSTKLVSIL